From the Lysobacter sp. FW306-1B-D06B genome, one window contains:
- a CDS encoding phytase, which translates to MTPRLSVSVALALATLITACSTTRPVAPPPATAQVATPEPRTVLERYVSPESAQDELDSLATWTAEDGATWLIATAKSTHRLVVFDADSGQRLRDVGGEGAKPGEFNRPNGIAVYGDYAFVVERDNHRVQVLSLPDFKPVGSFGDKQLRSPYGIWLTETEPGELEVYITDSFMYGKKFDEVPPLAELDQRVRRFRVQFDQAGRLRSTYAGSFGDTTQEAGLRMVESIAGDPGNDRLLIADEDRRHESTLREYSFSGKYTGRSLPQDSFGAEAEGVALWSCADGSGYWIAVDQLAPLTIFHLFDRATLEPRGSFEGETTAHTDGVALHAASTKTFPSGALFAVHDDKSVTAFDLAEVARVLQLSPTCAP; encoded by the coding sequence ATGACTCCCCGCCTTTCCGTCTCCGTCGCCCTCGCACTGGCGACCCTCATCACCGCCTGCTCCACCACCCGCCCGGTCGCGCCGCCGCCCGCCACGGCACAGGTCGCCACGCCCGAACCGCGCACGGTGCTGGAGCGCTACGTCTCGCCCGAAAGCGCGCAGGACGAGCTCGACTCCCTGGCCACCTGGACCGCCGAGGACGGCGCGACGTGGCTGATCGCCACCGCCAAGTCCACGCACCGTCTGGTCGTGTTCGACGCCGACAGCGGCCAGCGCCTGCGCGACGTCGGCGGTGAGGGCGCCAAGCCCGGCGAGTTCAATCGCCCCAACGGCATCGCCGTCTATGGCGACTACGCATTCGTGGTGGAGCGCGACAACCACCGCGTGCAGGTGTTGTCCCTGCCCGATTTCAAGCCGGTGGGCAGCTTCGGCGACAAACAACTGCGCAGCCCGTACGGCATCTGGCTGACCGAGACCGAGCCGGGCGAGCTGGAGGTCTACATCACCGACAGCTTCATGTACGGCAAGAAATTCGACGAAGTGCCGCCGCTGGCGGAACTCGACCAGCGCGTGCGCCGCTTCCGCGTGCAGTTCGACCAGGCCGGGCGCCTGCGCTCGACCTACGCGGGCTCTTTCGGCGACACCACGCAGGAAGCGGGGCTGCGCATGGTCGAATCGATCGCGGGCGATCCGGGCAACGACCGGCTGCTGATCGCCGACGAGGATCGCCGCCACGAATCCACGCTGCGCGAGTACAGCTTCAGCGGCAAGTACACCGGCCGCAGCCTGCCGCAGGACAGCTTCGGTGCCGAAGCCGAGGGCGTCGCGCTATGGAGCTGCGCCGACGGCAGCGGCTACTGGATCGCGGTGGACCAGCTCGCACCGCTGACGATCTTCCACCTGTTCGACCGTGCCACGCTGGAACCGCGCGGCAGCTTCGAGGGCGAGACCACCGCGCACACCGACGGCGTCGCGTTGCACGCGGCTTCGACGAAGACCTTCCCGAGCGGCGCGCTGTTCGCGGTGCACGACGACAAGTCGGTCACCGCGTTCGACCTGGCGGAGGTCGCACGCGTTCTGCAGCTTTCGCCCACCTGCGCACCGTGA
- a CDS encoding M23 family metallopeptidase has protein sequence MRRASRQAVWIIGGAALLMAFGAGAAKIYRWTDRSGVTHYGDHVPNAPPSQVRTIPVEGEPSAIAQLRIENDGERFLAFADNRLSGPVQVQLDFSRSDNVIGSPVLPARATVAARSSALVAVLSSADPDRGFDFELQMDSLPGDPSARPRDVDYLLPLQQAQFRIDQGYGGHFSHRDEQNRYAVDFAADIGTPVLAAREGVVMQVESDFDKAGLNLERYGGRANFVRILHEDGTMTLYAHLKSEGALVRVGQRVRAGQQIGLSGNTGFTTGPHLHFAVQVNRGMKLESIPFRMIGPQGPLRISGG, from the coding sequence ATGAGGCGCGCGTCCCGCCAGGCGGTCTGGATCATCGGCGGCGCCGCGCTGCTGATGGCCTTCGGCGCGGGCGCGGCGAAGATCTACCGCTGGACCGACCGCAGCGGCGTCACGCACTACGGCGACCACGTTCCCAACGCGCCGCCGTCGCAGGTGAGGACGATCCCGGTCGAAGGCGAACCCAGCGCGATCGCGCAGCTGCGCATCGAGAACGACGGCGAGCGTTTCCTCGCGTTCGCCGACAACCGGCTCTCCGGCCCGGTGCAGGTGCAACTGGATTTCAGCCGCAGCGACAACGTGATCGGCAGCCCGGTGCTGCCCGCGCGGGCGACGGTGGCGGCCAGAAGCAGCGCGCTGGTGGCGGTGCTCAGTTCGGCCGATCCGGACCGCGGGTTCGATTTCGAGCTGCAGATGGACAGCCTGCCCGGCGACCCGTCCGCGCGCCCGCGCGACGTCGACTACTTGCTGCCGCTGCAGCAGGCGCAGTTCCGCATCGACCAGGGCTACGGCGGGCATTTCAGCCACCGCGACGAGCAGAACCGCTATGCGGTGGATTTCGCCGCCGACATCGGCACGCCCGTGCTGGCCGCGCGCGAGGGCGTGGTGATGCAGGTGGAATCGGATTTCGACAAGGCCGGGCTCAACCTGGAACGCTACGGCGGCCGCGCGAACTTCGTGCGCATCCTCCACGAGGACGGCACGATGACGCTGTACGCGCACCTGAAATCCGAAGGCGCACTGGTGCGCGTGGGCCAGCGCGTGCGCGCCGGCCAGCAGATCGGCCTGTCGGGCAACACCGGTTTCACCACCGGCCCGCACCTGCATTTCGCCGTGCAGGTGAACCGCGGGATGAAGCTGGAGTCGATCCCGTTCCGCATGATCGGACCGCAGGGGCCGTTGCGGATATCGGGGGGTTGA
- a CDS encoding HDOD domain-containing protein: MRIVIVGEDAGRAGEFEESLSYFDLGWDVQWLAEPDAALSSGEPIDVFLCGLRLGAVPGPVLLSQVAALHPQAVRILLLDPEEDSGSMQGLDCAHRLLSRPLDAGELIEAVDSVAELRQVLGSEELKQAVGRVGSLPPPPRLYLELSRLLRDPDASNAAIAQMLSQDPAIVAKVLRLCNSAYFSGGREITDIRAAVTRLGHQTLLRLVLASEAFGPTQLAGKEREAIQDRALRTSRLARRLLAGPSAELAATAGLLAEVGKLLPGVSDGSEGSTGPHYAEAGAYLLGLWGLPMPIVEGVAFQHRPGRLKASGFWVAGAVHVASTLVAGRPVDEGYLRNVNVIDRLPQWRDMVEPAAAQAA; this comes from the coding sequence GTGCGCATCGTGATCGTGGGTGAGGACGCCGGCCGCGCCGGCGAATTCGAGGAATCGCTGAGCTATTTCGATCTGGGCTGGGACGTGCAGTGGCTGGCCGAACCGGACGCCGCGCTGTCGTCGGGCGAGCCGATCGACGTGTTCCTGTGCGGATTGCGCCTGGGCGCCGTGCCGGGCCCGGTGCTGCTGAGCCAGGTCGCCGCGCTGCATCCGCAGGCGGTGCGCATCCTGCTGCTGGACCCGGAAGAGGACAGCGGCTCGATGCAGGGCCTGGACTGCGCCCACCGGCTGCTGTCGCGCCCGCTCGACGCGGGCGAGCTGATCGAGGCCGTGGACAGCGTGGCCGAGCTGCGCCAGGTGCTGGGCAGCGAGGAACTGAAGCAGGCCGTAGGTCGGGTCGGCTCGCTGCCGCCGCCGCCGCGCCTGTACCTGGAACTGAGCCGCCTGCTGCGCGATCCGGATGCGAGTAACGCGGCGATTGCGCAGATGCTTTCGCAAGATCCGGCGATCGTCGCCAAGGTGCTGCGCCTGTGCAATTCGGCGTACTTCTCCGGCGGTCGCGAGATCACCGACATCCGCGCCGCGGTCACGCGCCTGGGCCACCAGACGCTGCTGCGCCTGGTGCTGGCGAGCGAAGCGTTCGGACCGACGCAACTGGCGGGCAAGGAGCGCGAGGCGATCCAGGACCGTGCGCTGCGCACCTCGCGACTGGCGCGTCGCCTGCTGGCCGGGCCGAGTGCGGAACTCGCCGCCACGGCGGGCCTGCTGGCGGAAGTGGGCAAGCTGTTGCCGGGCGTGTCCGACGGATCGGAAGGTTCGACCGGCCCGCATTACGCGGAAGCCGGTGCCTACCTGCTGGGCCTGTGGGGCCTGCCGATGCCGATCGTCGAAGGCGTGGCGTTCCAGCACCGCCCGGGCCGCCTGAAGGCCAGCGGTTTCTGGGTCGCCGGCGCGGTGCACGTGGCCTCGACGCTGGTCGCCGGGAGGCCGGTGGACGAGGGCTATCTGCGCAACGTCAACGTGATCGATCGTTTGCCGCAGTGGCGCGACATGGTGGAGCCGGCGGCGGCGCAGGCGGCCTGA